TGGTATCGCCGAAGTACTGCTCAATCTCGGTTTCAAGGTGACGGGTTCCGACCTCAGGGAAACAGAGACCACCGAACGGCTCGCTTCTCTCGGCGCCGAGATATTCTATGGTCACAAGGAAGACAATGTGACACAGGTGGACGTGGTCGTTGTCTCTTCCGCGGTCAAGTCTGACAATCCGGAAGTGAAAGCCGCAAAGAGCCGTTTCATACCGGTGATACCAAGGGCCGAGATGCTTGCTGAGCTGATGAGGATGAAGTACAGTATCGCGGTCGCAGGCGCTCACGGCAAAACAACAACCACTTCTCTTGTCGCTTCCATTCTCGATGCGGCAGGCTTTGACCCGACATGTGTCATAGGGGGACGACTCAACAGCCTCGGCACAAGCGCGCAGCTCGGGGGAAGCGAATACCTTGTCGCGGAGGCCGACGAGAGCGACGGCTCCTTCCTCCTTCTTTTCCCCACGCTGGCTGTCGCCACGAACATCGACCTGGAGCATCTCGATTTCTATAAGGATATAGAAGAGATCAAGGATGCCTTCGTCAGGTTCCTCAATAAGGTACCCTTCTTTGGTCTGGTTATTCTTTGTATCGACAACCCGGGCCTTCAGAGCGTGATCCCTTTGCTGAAGCGCCGCTACATCACATACGGCCTTTCCAAGCAGGCGGATTTAAGGGCTGAGGTTGTGAAGCAGGAAGGCTTCACAACCAGTTTCAGGGTCACCTACAAAGGCTCGGAGCTTGGCGAAGCAGTGCTTGCCACTCCGGGTATCCACAACGTCGTCAACGCGCTTGCAGCCATAGGGGTGGCTATTGAACTCGACATCCCCTTCTCCACGGTGCAGGAAGCGCTGAGGCGCTTTGCAGGGATTCACAGGAGACTCGAGCTGAAGTGGCAGAACGACTGGACCCTGGTAGATGATTACGGTCACCATCCAACGGAAATAAAGGCAACGCTTGCAGCGATCCGCGACATCTGGAAGGGAAGGGTGGTGGCTGCTTTTCAGCCGCACCGGTATACGAGGACCAAGGCTCTTCTCGACGAGTTCGTGACATCCT
The sequence above is drawn from the Syntrophorhabdales bacterium genome and encodes:
- the murC gene encoding UDP-N-acetylmuramate--L-alanine ligase produces the protein MFRKIEKIHFIGIGGIGMSGIAEVLLNLGFKVTGSDLRETETTERLASLGAEIFYGHKEDNVTQVDVVVVSSAVKSDNPEVKAAKSRFIPVIPRAEMLAELMRMKYSIAVAGAHGKTTTTSLVASILDAAGFDPTCVIGGRLNSLGTSAQLGGSEYLVAEADESDGSFLLLFPTLAVATNIDLEHLDFYKDIEEIKDAFVRFLNKVPFFGLVILCIDNPGLQSVIPLLKRRYITYGLSKQADLRAEVVKQEGFTTSFRVTYKGSELGEAVLATPGIHNVVNALAAIGVAIELDIPFSTVQEALRRFAGIHRRLELKWQNDWTLVDDYGHHPTEIKATLAAIRDIWKGRVVAAFQPHRYTRTKALLDEFVTSFNEADVLIVTDIYAASEEKIEGITGSMLAERISKSGHKNVLFAPTKDDVAETILRMVAPGDLVITLGAGDLYKIGERL